One segment of Brienomyrus brachyistius isolate T26 unplaced genomic scaffold, BBRACH_0.4 scaffold50, whole genome shotgun sequence DNA contains the following:
- the LOC125723525 gene encoding la-related protein 4-like isoform X1, translated as MTSGAIATPNIEGRCRFGRASRVIYGSAGHVSLASCRFRLHPDDPVGSVVFHFSSVRCTLLPVTSKGAGLNPNAKVWQEISSAPSEAPVDGGDGSQWQQMSPTDITGGLGKAGFSEAPPAEHKPGSGELTHLADGGSPSLSEAVVNGDLAFTVYEPVSGLAGDVSQEQPVSPENLRESLKKQLEFCFSRENLSKDLYLMSQMDSDQFVPIWTIASMEDVKILTTDMDLILDVLRASPMVQVDEKGEKVRPNHKRCIIILREVPETTPVEEVEALFKNDGCPKVISVEFAHNNNWYITFQSDTDAQQAYRYLREEVKTFQGKPIMARIKAINTFFAKNGYRGLDSSMYSPQSQSPSQYSSPLFMQQLYGPQQQYPLYGIVPPAWAPSPTPYFETPLAPFPNGSFVNGFSSPSTYKATSGSLSIGRPFHRNRVPLYSRKNVINAFRNHVKPHQRASEGTPTSTAPLPLTDGPRSPQPTTRAGAALLVPAELNLPFPSKDGHLPTTEANGDITLAGRGRRAAPRGMRRRRDDERAVRLPPLNEVKVPPPKFDLATSNFPPLPGCVVSTQEEPVLENRLSDVVRGLSRDKPDGNKDSPVTSTSGPEEEITVPGPAQSICKPVPVAFESQGSSVTHPEKKAEPQVQKDPPHVSAANSTVLLAPSSQPVLPQPVLPQPAHTTKALRSQPNACAGPVASAPNSNSTPEPRKLSYAEVCQRPPKDPPPPTAPAAAPTQPLRELRVNKAEDASGHGPADRPRTGHGPGERPDKTPERPVGGKSTEVRPQRDSLGSHRGNGPPQANGTGLKLRDQQRRLPLAHRTSPQGGPRRSGKEQNVPPRSPK; from the exons GTCACCTCTAAAGGAGCTGGCCTGAATCCTAATGCCAAGGTGTGGCAGGAGATCTCATCAGCTCCTAGTGAAGCTCCTGTTGACGGCGGTGACGGTTCCCAGTGGCAGCAAATGTCCCCCACTGACATCACTGGAGGTTTGGGCAAAGCAG GGTTTTCGGAGGCTcctcctgcagaacataaacctgGCAGTGGGGAGCTGACACACCTTGCAGATGGCGGCTCGCCCTCTCTGTCTGAGGCTGTCGTCAATGGCGACCTTGCCTTTACAGTCTACGAGCCAGTGTCTGGGCTTGCTG GTGATGTATCACAGGAGCAGCCAGTTTCACCAGAGAACTTGCGTGAATCTCTCAAGAAGCAGCTGGAGTTCTGCTTTTCCAG AGAGAATTTGTCCAAAGACTTGTACCTGATGTCTCAAATGGACAGTGACCAGTTCGTTCCCATCTGGACCATCGCCAGCATGGAAGACGTCAAGATTCTCACCACCGATATGGACCTCATCTTGGACGTACTGCGTG CCTCTCCCATGGTGCAGGTGGATGAGAAGGGGGAGAAGGTCCGTCCCAACCACAAGCGCTGTATCATCATTCTGAGGGAGGTGCCCGAGACCACACCTGTAGAG GAAGTGGAGGCTCTCTTTAAAAATGACGGCTGTCCCAAGGTCATAAGTGTTGAGTTTGCCCACAACAACAACTGGTACATTACATTCCAGTCTGATACGGATGCCCAGCAG GCTTACAGATACTTAAGGGAAGAGGTGAAAACGTTTCAGGGAAAACCGATCATG GCTCGGATAAAGGCCATCAACACTTTCTTTGCCAAGAACGGCTACCGTGGCCTGGACTCCAGCATGTACTCGCCTCAGTCCCAGTCTCCGTCCCAGTACAGCTCCCCTCTCTTCATGCAGCAGCTCTACGGCCCCCAGCAGCAGTACCCGCTCTATGGCATCGTCCCGCCGGCGTGGGCACCCTCGCCGACGCCCTACTTTGAGACACCCTTG GCTCCCTTCCCAAATGGTAGCTTTGTCAACGGGTTCAGCTCacccagcacttacaaagctACCTCTGGCTCCCTCAGCATCGGGCGGCCCTTCCACAGAAACCG TGTCCCCCTGTATTCCAGAAAGAATGTAATAAATGCCTTCAG GAATCATGTGAAGCCCCACCAGCGAGCTAGTGAAGGGACCCCAACCTCGACTGCGCCTCTGCCCCTGACGGATGGGCCTCGCAGCCCTCAACCCACAACACGTGCCGGGGCGGCCCTTTTGGTGCCAGCTGAGCTGAACCTCCCCTTCCCCTCGAAGGACGGCCACCTACCCACCACAGAAGCTAACGGCGATATCACCCTGGCTGGCCGTGGCAG GAGAGCTGCTCCACGAGGCATGCGTCGCAGGCGAGACGATGAACGTGCCGTG AGACTGCCCCCTCTGAATGAGGTCAAGGTTCCGCCCCCCAAGTTTGATCTGGCCACCTCCAACTTCCCACCCCTGCCTGGCTGCGTAGTTAGCACCCAGGAGGAACCCGTGCTGGAGAACCGGCTGTCGGACGTGGTGCGAGGTCTGAGCCGGGACAAG CCTGATGGAAACAAGGATTCCCCAGTCACTTCCACCAGTGGCCCCGAGGAGGAAATCACTGTTCCTGGTCCAGCCCAGTCCATCTGCAAGCCTGTGCCAGTAGCCTTTGAGTCTCAGGGCTCCAG CGTCACCCATCCGGAAAAGAAGGCTGAACCCCAAGTCCAGAAAGACCCTCCCCACGTTTCAGCTGCTAACTCCACAGTCCTCCTGGCTCCCTCTTCACAGCCAGTGCTCCCACAGCCAGTGCTCCCACAGCCAGCCCACACCACTAAAGCTTTACGCAGCCAGCCGAACGCCTGTGCCGGTCCCGTAGCTTCGGCCCCAAACAGCAACAGCACACCA GAGCCCCGCAAGTTAAGCTATGCTGAGGTGTGTCAGCGACCGCCCAAGGACCCTCCCCCTCCGACCGCCCCTGCAGctgcccccacccagcccctgCGGGAGCTCCGGGTAAACAAGGCAGAAGATGCAAGCGGGCATGGTCCTGCGGACCGGCCACGTACTGGGCATGGCCCCGGAGAACGACCAGATAAAACCCCTGAGAGGCCGGTGGGAGGCAAGTCAACTGAGGTCCGACCACAGCGCGACTCCCTTGGCTCGCACCGTGGCAACGGGCCCCCCCAGGCCAATGGCACGGGCCTCAAACTGCGTGATCAGCAGAGACGTCTCCCCTTAGCACACCGTACCTCCCCGCAGGGGGGGCCCAGGCGCAGTGGCAAAGAGCAGAATGTCCCCCCAAGATCGCCAAAGTAA
- the LOC125723525 gene encoding la-related protein 4-like isoform X6 translates to MLLLEVTSKGAGLNPNAKVWQEISSAPSEAPVDGGDGSQWQQMSPTDITGGLGKAGFSEAPPAEHKPGSGELTHLADGGSPSLSEAVVNGDLAFTVYEPVSGLAGDVSQEQPVSPENLRESLKKQLEFCFSRENLSKDLYLMSQMDSDQFVPIWTIASMEDVKILTTDMDLILDVLRASPMVQVDEKGEKVRPNHKRCIIILREVPETTPVEEVEALFKNDGCPKVISVEFAHNNNWYITFQSDTDAQQAYRYLREEVKTFQGKPIMARIKAINTFFAKNGYRGLDSSMYSPQSQSPSQYSSPLFMQQLYGPQQQYPLYGIVPPAWAPSPTPYFETPLAPFPNGSFVNGFSSPSTYKATSGSLSIGRPFHRNRVPLYSRKNVINAFRNHVKPHQRASEGTPTSTAPLPLTDGPRSPQPTTRAGAALLVPAELNLPFPSKDGHLPTTEANGDITLAGRGRRAAPRGMRRRRDDERAVRLPPLNEVKVPPPKFDLATSNFPPLPGCVVSTQEEPVLENRLSDVVRGLSRDKPDGNKDSPVTSTSGPEEEITVPGPAQSICKPVPVAFESQGSSVTHPEKKAEPQVQKDPPHVSAANSTVLLAPSSQPVLPQPVLPQPAHTTKALRSQPNACAGPVASAPNSNSTPEPRKLSYAEVCQRPPKDPPPPTAPAAAPTQPLRELRVNKAEDASGHGPADRPRTGHGPGERPDKTPERPVGGKSTEVRPQRDSLGSHRGNGPPQANGTGLKLRDQQRRLPLAHRTSPQGGPRRSGKEQNVPPRSPK, encoded by the exons ATGCTACTGCTTGAG GTCACCTCTAAAGGAGCTGGCCTGAATCCTAATGCCAAGGTGTGGCAGGAGATCTCATCAGCTCCTAGTGAAGCTCCTGTTGACGGCGGTGACGGTTCCCAGTGGCAGCAAATGTCCCCCACTGACATCACTGGAGGTTTGGGCAAAGCAG GGTTTTCGGAGGCTcctcctgcagaacataaacctgGCAGTGGGGAGCTGACACACCTTGCAGATGGCGGCTCGCCCTCTCTGTCTGAGGCTGTCGTCAATGGCGACCTTGCCTTTACAGTCTACGAGCCAGTGTCTGGGCTTGCTG GTGATGTATCACAGGAGCAGCCAGTTTCACCAGAGAACTTGCGTGAATCTCTCAAGAAGCAGCTGGAGTTCTGCTTTTCCAG AGAGAATTTGTCCAAAGACTTGTACCTGATGTCTCAAATGGACAGTGACCAGTTCGTTCCCATCTGGACCATCGCCAGCATGGAAGACGTCAAGATTCTCACCACCGATATGGACCTCATCTTGGACGTACTGCGTG CCTCTCCCATGGTGCAGGTGGATGAGAAGGGGGAGAAGGTCCGTCCCAACCACAAGCGCTGTATCATCATTCTGAGGGAGGTGCCCGAGACCACACCTGTAGAG GAAGTGGAGGCTCTCTTTAAAAATGACGGCTGTCCCAAGGTCATAAGTGTTGAGTTTGCCCACAACAACAACTGGTACATTACATTCCAGTCTGATACGGATGCCCAGCAG GCTTACAGATACTTAAGGGAAGAGGTGAAAACGTTTCAGGGAAAACCGATCATG GCTCGGATAAAGGCCATCAACACTTTCTTTGCCAAGAACGGCTACCGTGGCCTGGACTCCAGCATGTACTCGCCTCAGTCCCAGTCTCCGTCCCAGTACAGCTCCCCTCTCTTCATGCAGCAGCTCTACGGCCCCCAGCAGCAGTACCCGCTCTATGGCATCGTCCCGCCGGCGTGGGCACCCTCGCCGACGCCCTACTTTGAGACACCCTTG GCTCCCTTCCCAAATGGTAGCTTTGTCAACGGGTTCAGCTCacccagcacttacaaagctACCTCTGGCTCCCTCAGCATCGGGCGGCCCTTCCACAGAAACCG TGTCCCCCTGTATTCCAGAAAGAATGTAATAAATGCCTTCAG GAATCATGTGAAGCCCCACCAGCGAGCTAGTGAAGGGACCCCAACCTCGACTGCGCCTCTGCCCCTGACGGATGGGCCTCGCAGCCCTCAACCCACAACACGTGCCGGGGCGGCCCTTTTGGTGCCAGCTGAGCTGAACCTCCCCTTCCCCTCGAAGGACGGCCACCTACCCACCACAGAAGCTAACGGCGATATCACCCTGGCTGGCCGTGGCAG GAGAGCTGCTCCACGAGGCATGCGTCGCAGGCGAGACGATGAACGTGCCGTG AGACTGCCCCCTCTGAATGAGGTCAAGGTTCCGCCCCCCAAGTTTGATCTGGCCACCTCCAACTTCCCACCCCTGCCTGGCTGCGTAGTTAGCACCCAGGAGGAACCCGTGCTGGAGAACCGGCTGTCGGACGTGGTGCGAGGTCTGAGCCGGGACAAG CCTGATGGAAACAAGGATTCCCCAGTCACTTCCACCAGTGGCCCCGAGGAGGAAATCACTGTTCCTGGTCCAGCCCAGTCCATCTGCAAGCCTGTGCCAGTAGCCTTTGAGTCTCAGGGCTCCAG CGTCACCCATCCGGAAAAGAAGGCTGAACCCCAAGTCCAGAAAGACCCTCCCCACGTTTCAGCTGCTAACTCCACAGTCCTCCTGGCTCCCTCTTCACAGCCAGTGCTCCCACAGCCAGTGCTCCCACAGCCAGCCCACACCACTAAAGCTTTACGCAGCCAGCCGAACGCCTGTGCCGGTCCCGTAGCTTCGGCCCCAAACAGCAACAGCACACCA GAGCCCCGCAAGTTAAGCTATGCTGAGGTGTGTCAGCGACCGCCCAAGGACCCTCCCCCTCCGACCGCCCCTGCAGctgcccccacccagcccctgCGGGAGCTCCGGGTAAACAAGGCAGAAGATGCAAGCGGGCATGGTCCTGCGGACCGGCCACGTACTGGGCATGGCCCCGGAGAACGACCAGATAAAACCCCTGAGAGGCCGGTGGGAGGCAAGTCAACTGAGGTCCGACCACAGCGCGACTCCCTTGGCTCGCACCGTGGCAACGGGCCCCCCCAGGCCAATGGCACGGGCCTCAAACTGCGTGATCAGCAGAGACGTCTCCCCTTAGCACACCGTACCTCCCCGCAGGGGGGGCCCAGGCGCAGTGGCAAAGAGCAGAATGTCCCCCCAAGATCGCCAAAGTAA